In Tenebrio molitor chromosome 1, icTenMoli1.1, whole genome shotgun sequence, the sequence TAAGTGGAGTAAAAAGtgctattaaaaattatggaatGCAAGATTTATACAGAAGCTTTTATGTTATTACAACTACAGCAGTTTTACAGGTAAATAAAAGGTTTTTAAGATGTGCATCAGTTACAAGTGAATTTACAGATTTTGATCAGAAATTGGTTTAACATCCCTGAGGTAACATTATGGAAATTTAATATGAACTTTAGATTATTTTGGTGGTTATACACTACAATTCATATTATTGCTTGGTTAATTATCTATATTGGTAATATTTGCATGGATGTTAATGAGCTTATAGGGATAAAACAGGTTGGTAttgtttaattctttttttacaaaacaattaCAGGTTATTTTTAGATATATTATAGCATTATAAATCTTCCTGATCCAAATTCACGAAAATCTTACCAACTACAGAGGCTCAATTCTCATATGAGACATCCAAGTTTTGTGGCGTTTCTGCTGATATTTTGGTCTGTTCCTATCATGAGGTAAATTTGTGAGGTACCTACCAGTATACATTTTTATGATGAGCAATTTTAGCCTTGATCGTCTGTTGCTTGCTACAAT encodes:
- the LOC138124707 gene encoding nurim homolog, which codes for MLSQAAPVNVNKQFGSKMNPNQIFKNSLKIFIGTIAFVSTFCTIIELMYFLSDPNYNKKVSISRDAWLSVSWSLLVNMILLSLFILQHSLLAVSGVKSAIKNYGMQDLYRSFYVITTTAVLQILIRNWFNIPEVTLWKFNMNFRLFWWLYTTIHIIAWLIIYIGNICMDVNELIGIKQIYYSIINLPDPNSRKSYQLQRLNSHMRHPSFVAFLLIFWSVPIMSLDRLLLATIFTLYMFISWTTDENDYAYQYSQYIRKFHELENLQS